Proteins found in one Pontibacter sp. SGAir0037 genomic segment:
- a CDS encoding bifunctional 3,4-dihydroxy-2-butanone-4-phosphate synthase/GTP cyclohydrolase II, with amino-acid sequence MENNPKEDLRPFDTIEAAIEDIRQGKIVIVVDDDDRENEGDFICAAEKVTPEIINFMATHGRGLICCPLTEERCDELGLELMVGKNTALHATPFTVSVDLIGHGCTTGISASDRAKTILALVDPATDPDSLGKPGHIFPLKAKKEGVIRRAGHTEAAVDLARLAGLAPAGVLIEIMNEDGTMARLPDLVKVAEKFDLKLVSIKDLIEYRLRKESLIDLEIVVQLPTDFGNFDLYAFTQRSNGAKHLALVKGTWEPNEPVLVRVHSSCVTGDIFGSCRCDCGPQLHEAMRMVERAGQGVIVYMNQEGRGIGLINKLKAYKLQEQGLDTVEANLELGFGMDERDYGVGAQILRELNVTKMKLISNNPKKRSGLMGYGLEVVDNVPIEITPNEHNQKYLTTKRDKLGHTILKNIAFKK; translated from the coding sequence ATGGAAAATAATCCGAAAGAAGACTTAAGGCCTTTCGATACTATAGAAGCTGCGATAGAAGATATTCGTCAAGGCAAAATCGTGATTGTGGTAGACGACGATGATCGCGAAAACGAAGGAGATTTTATCTGCGCAGCAGAGAAAGTAACTCCTGAAATCATCAACTTTATGGCGACACACGGGCGTGGGCTGATTTGCTGCCCGCTTACCGAAGAGCGTTGCGATGAACTGGGGCTGGAGCTGATGGTTGGAAAGAACACTGCTCTGCACGCCACTCCTTTCACCGTTTCGGTAGACCTGATCGGGCATGGCTGCACCACCGGTATTTCTGCTTCCGATAGAGCTAAGACCATTTTAGCACTTGTCGATCCTGCTACAGATCCTGATTCACTGGGCAAACCAGGCCATATTTTCCCGCTTAAGGCAAAGAAAGAAGGCGTTATCCGCCGTGCAGGCCATACCGAAGCGGCCGTCGATCTGGCTCGCCTGGCTGGTCTGGCTCCGGCTGGTGTGCTCATCGAGATCATGAACGAAGACGGAACGATGGCCCGTTTGCCTGACCTGGTAAAGGTGGCGGAGAAGTTCGACCTGAAGCTCGTTTCTATCAAGGACCTGATCGAGTACCGCCTCCGGAAAGAAAGCCTGATAGACCTGGAGATTGTGGTGCAACTGCCAACCGACTTTGGCAATTTTGATCTATACGCTTTTACACAGCGTAGCAACGGAGCAAAACACCTGGCATTGGTAAAAGGAACATGGGAACCGAATGAACCGGTGCTGGTACGGGTGCACTCTTCCTGCGTAACGGGCGATATTTTTGGCTCCTGCCGCTGCGACTGCGGGCCACAGCTACACGAAGCCATGCGCATGGTGGAGCGGGCCGGGCAAGGCGTAATTGTATACATGAACCAGGAGGGCAGAGGCATCGGCCTGATAAATAAACTGAAGGCTTATAAGCTGCAGGAGCAGGGCCTGGACACAGTAGAGGCCAATCTGGAGCTGGGCTTCGGAATGGATGAACGTGACTATGGCGTAGGTGCTCAAATTTTAAGGGAGCTAAACGTAACTAAGATGAAACTAATCTCGAATAACCCTAAAAAGCGTTCTGGCTTAATGGGTTATGGATTAGAAGTCGTGGATAATGTGCCGATTGAAATAACTCCGAACGAGCATAATCAAAAATACCTGACAACAAAACGGGATAAATTGGGGCATACTATTTTGAAGAATATAGCCTTTAAAAAATAA
- a CDS encoding thioredoxin domain-containing protein, producing MAENKNPNRLINASSPYLLQHAYNPVDWYPWGEEALQKAKAEDKPIVVSIGYAACHWCHVMEHQSFENEKVAEVMNEHFVCIKVDREERPDVDAVYMDALHAMGVQGGWPLNVFLNPDAKPFYGGTYFPPKQWVNLLLNIADAYKKSRKELDQSAEQFAQHLNRSELDKYGLQKSNFHVREDDFRLMGYNLSVKFDREKGGIGQAPKFPMPTDYLFLLRYYSHTSDQSMLNQVNLTLREMAYGGIYDQIGGGFARYSVDADWLVPHFEKMLYDNGQLVSLYAEAYQLTKEPLYKSVVYETIAFVERELMSEENGFYSSLDADSEGEEGKFYTFTKEELQKILGDEEPLFSKYYHATAAGNFEHGRNILHRRVSEEKFARENQLEPDVLQEMTQDWKAAIMRVRAARVRPGLDDKILCSWNALMLKGLADAYYTFGEKHFLELALRNAGFIRQRLKQEERLYHNYKAGKATIDGFLEDYALLIRAFTRLYEVTFDAQWLQEAKALTDYTLTHFFDEQEGMFFFTDNSSQQLIARKKEITDNVIPSSNSVMATNLHFLGLYFDEARYQQLSDDMLSKVKDLVIKEPSFLSNWASLYFHKLTSTAEVAIVGEKAAKIRSDFSSYYLPNMLLAGTAGTSSLPLLQDRTAIAGKTTIYVCFNRACQLPVHTTAEALSQLRGQRHQQEPKFPAL from the coding sequence ATGGCCGAAAACAAGAACCCAAACCGCCTTATAAACGCATCCAGTCCTTACCTGCTGCAGCATGCCTATAATCCCGTAGATTGGTACCCGTGGGGAGAAGAGGCGCTACAGAAAGCAAAGGCAGAGGACAAGCCTATCGTGGTAAGTATTGGCTACGCCGCCTGCCATTGGTGCCATGTCATGGAACATCAGTCTTTCGAAAACGAAAAGGTGGCTGAGGTAATGAACGAGCATTTTGTGTGTATCAAAGTAGATCGGGAAGAAAGGCCGGATGTAGATGCCGTTTACATGGATGCCTTGCATGCCATGGGTGTGCAAGGAGGCTGGCCGCTGAACGTGTTTCTTAACCCGGATGCAAAGCCATTTTATGGCGGCACCTATTTTCCGCCGAAGCAATGGGTAAACCTGCTTTTAAACATTGCAGATGCCTATAAAAAGAGCAGGAAAGAACTGGATCAGTCGGCAGAGCAGTTTGCTCAGCACCTGAACCGGAGTGAGCTGGATAAGTACGGTTTGCAGAAAAGCAACTTCCATGTGCGGGAAGATGATTTCCGGCTAATGGGTTATAACCTGAGCGTTAAGTTCGACAGAGAAAAAGGAGGTATAGGCCAGGCACCCAAATTTCCCATGCCCACCGATTACCTGTTTTTACTGCGCTACTACAGCCATACCAGCGACCAAAGCATGCTGAACCAGGTAAACCTTACGCTACGGGAAATGGCTTACGGCGGCATTTACGACCAGATAGGTGGTGGCTTTGCCCGTTATTCCGTTGATGCCGACTGGCTGGTGCCCCACTTCGAGAAGATGTTGTACGACAACGGGCAACTGGTCAGTTTGTATGCCGAGGCGTACCAGTTAACGAAAGAGCCGCTCTACAAATCGGTTGTATACGAAACCATAGCCTTTGTAGAACGGGAGCTGATGAGCGAAGAAAACGGCTTTTATTCTTCGCTGGATGCTGACAGCGAAGGCGAAGAAGGAAAATTCTATACCTTTACCAAAGAGGAGCTGCAGAAAATCCTTGGAGACGAGGAACCGCTGTTCTCCAAGTACTACCACGCCACTGCCGCCGGTAACTTCGAGCATGGCCGCAACATCCTGCATCGCCGTGTTTCAGAAGAAAAATTTGCCAGAGAAAACCAGCTGGAGCCGGATGTCCTGCAGGAGATGACCCAAGACTGGAAAGCAGCCATCATGCGGGTACGGGCAGCGCGCGTGCGGCCAGGACTAGACGACAAGATACTGTGTTCCTGGAATGCCCTGATGCTGAAAGGGCTTGCCGATGCCTACTATACGTTCGGAGAAAAACATTTTCTGGAGCTGGCTCTCCGGAATGCCGGTTTTATACGGCAGCGCCTCAAGCAGGAGGAAAGGCTTTATCATAACTATAAAGCCGGGAAAGCTACGATAGATGGTTTCCTCGAAGACTATGCACTGCTTATTAGAGCCTTTACCCGGCTGTACGAAGTAACTTTTGATGCACAATGGCTGCAGGAAGCAAAGGCTCTAACAGATTATACTTTAACCCACTTCTTCGACGAGCAGGAAGGGATGTTCTTTTTCACTGATAACAGCTCGCAACAGCTGATTGCCCGCAAAAAGGAGATTACCGACAATGTCATTCCGAGTTCCAATTCCGTTATGGCCACCAACCTGCACTTCCTGGGGCTGTATTTTGATGAGGCCCGCTACCAGCAGCTATCAGACGATATGCTCAGTAAGGTGAAAGACTTGGTCATCAAAGAGCCGTCCTTTTTAAGTAACTGGGCTTCTTTGTACTTCCACAAATTAACATCAACCGCCGAAGTAGCCATTGTTGGCGAAAAAGCGGCCAAGATACGTTCTGACTTCAGCTCCTACTATTTGCCCAACATGCTCCTAGCAGGTACAGCCGGTACAAGCTCGCTGCCGCTGCTACAGGACAGAACAGCTATAGCTGGGAAAACAACCATTTACGTTTGCTTTAACCGAGCCTGCCAGCTGCCCGTGCACACGACTGCCGAAGCTTTGAGTCAGCTGCGCGGACAGCGCCACCAGCAGGAACCGAAGTTTCCGGCTTTGTAG
- a CDS encoding ABC transporter ATP-binding protein gives MATVLEINDISKNYGSIKALDRLSLTIEEGSIYGLLGPNGSGKTTTLGIVLDVIKASSGSFSWFGKGISKETKQRVGALLETPNFYPYLTARRNLQVFAEIKGANQSNTDKMLDLVGLGTRSHTTFKGFSLGMKQRLALAAAMLNDPEVLVLDEPTNGLDPQGIAEVRDLILRIAAQGKTIILASHLLDEVEKVCTHMAVLRSGRLVSGGAVGDTLSASEQLLIQAAELAPVLLLLERLPYVAKFNQEKDSILLTLKEGYTSTDLNRDMFEQGIVLSQLVVRRKSLEAQFLEMIKD, from the coding sequence TTGGCTACAGTTTTAGAGATAAACGATATTTCCAAAAATTATGGCAGCATAAAAGCCCTGGATCGCCTTTCACTCACTATTGAAGAAGGAAGCATCTATGGCCTGCTAGGACCAAACGGCAGTGGCAAAACCACTACACTGGGTATTGTGCTGGATGTTATCAAAGCCAGCAGCGGCAGCTTCTCCTGGTTCGGGAAAGGCATTTCAAAAGAAACCAAGCAACGGGTAGGCGCGCTACTGGAAACACCAAACTTTTACCCATACCTGACCGCCAGGCGAAATTTGCAGGTGTTTGCCGAAATAAAAGGTGCCAACCAAAGCAACACAGACAAAATGCTGGACCTGGTAGGGCTTGGCACCCGCAGCCATACGACGTTTAAAGGCTTCTCGCTTGGCATGAAGCAGCGGCTTGCCCTGGCGGCCGCTATGCTCAACGATCCGGAGGTGCTGGTACTCGACGAGCCAACCAATGGCCTGGACCCCCAGGGAATAGCAGAGGTACGCGACCTGATCTTACGAATAGCCGCACAGGGAAAAACCATTATACTGGCAAGCCATCTGCTGGATGAAGTGGAAAAAGTATGCACCCACATGGCCGTGCTGCGATCCGGCAGGTTGGTTTCAGGTGGTGCAGTGGGCGATACCTTGTCTGCCAGCGAACAGCTTTTGATACAGGCCGCAGAACTGGCACCAGTTCTCCTGCTGCTGGAACGCCTGCCCTATGTAGCCAAGTTTAACCAGGAGAAAGACAGCATCTTACTTACATTAAAAGAAGGCTACACCAGCACCGACCTGAATAGAGACATGTTTGAGCAAGGCATTGTGTTGTCGCAGCTGGTAGTGCGGCGCAAAAGCCTGGAAGCTCAGTTCCTGGAAATGATAAAAGATTAA
- a CDS encoding SDR family oxidoreductase codes for MNLSGNTVLITGGASGIGLAIAERFLKAGSKVIVCGRRAEKLQEAQQKYPELHTRVCDVADEADRVALFEWATSAFPQLNVLVNNAGIQRRGRFTEDQEPWAKRRQEIAINVEAPIHLSTLFIPHLQQQETAAIFNVTSGLAFTPATFALVYSATKAAMHAFSMTLRLELANTSIKVVEIAPPAVNTDLGGAGIHTFGAPVDEFADSIMQRIEAGEEEVGYGRSENARLASREEIDKMVKYMSTLDA; via the coding sequence ATGAACCTATCAGGAAATACAGTATTGATTACGGGTGGTGCATCAGGCATCGGCCTTGCCATAGCGGAGCGCTTTTTAAAGGCAGGAAGCAAGGTAATAGTTTGTGGCAGAAGAGCAGAGAAGCTGCAGGAGGCCCAGCAGAAGTATCCGGAGCTGCATACCCGTGTATGTGATGTGGCGGATGAGGCAGACCGGGTTGCACTGTTCGAGTGGGCAACCAGTGCGTTTCCGCAGCTAAACGTGCTGGTGAATAATGCCGGTATACAGCGCAGAGGGCGCTTTACAGAAGATCAGGAGCCCTGGGCAAAGCGCAGGCAGGAAATCGCCATTAACGTAGAAGCGCCTATTCATTTGTCTACTCTTTTTATTCCGCATCTGCAGCAACAGGAAACAGCAGCCATCTTTAACGTTACTTCCGGCCTCGCTTTTACGCCGGCTACCTTTGCCCTGGTGTATAGTGCGACCAAGGCTGCCATGCACGCCTTTAGCATGACTTTACGCCTGGAGCTGGCAAACACGAGTATAAAAGTGGTTGAGATTGCTCCTCCGGCTGTTAACACGGATCTGGGTGGTGCAGGTATTCATACTTTTGGCGCCCCTGTAGATGAGTTCGCCGATAGCATTATGCAGCGCATAGAAGCAGGTGAAGAAGAAGTAGGGTATGGCCGGTCTGAAAATGCCAGGCTGGCTTCGAGGGAGGAAATTGATAAAATGGTGAAGTACATGAGCACGCTGGATGCCTGA
- a CDS encoding GSCFA domain-containing protein: MFRTEVQVAPSSLNLSLHSNVVTIGSCFADVIGSKLRQNKVEALVNPFGTIFNPLSASLLIAAASGKSYPFEDHLVQHQGIWFAYDLHSSLSSPSKAELLLTIARRVQLTQASLQKADLLILTLGTAVGYKLNSTGDLVANCHKLPAKQFTRHLLSAEEIVTSLDKINALLQPINPTLKVLLTVSPVRHLKETIEVNTVSKAILRVACHQLTARHENMLYFPAYEIMLDDLRDYRFYKRDMIHPSEEAEDYIWQKFTAAYFNKDFNMFMQEWGKMKRALSHKAFHPASEAHQTFLRNTLKQLKELQQKYRINTAQEEELLLKQLL, from the coding sequence TCATTCCAATGTGGTAACTATAGGCTCATGTTTTGCTGATGTTATTGGCAGCAAACTAAGGCAAAATAAGGTGGAGGCGCTTGTTAACCCTTTCGGTACCATATTTAACCCTTTGTCGGCAAGTCTGCTTATTGCGGCTGCGTCAGGCAAATCTTACCCTTTCGAGGATCACCTGGTGCAGCATCAGGGTATCTGGTTTGCCTACGACCTCCACTCTTCCCTCTCCTCCCCAAGTAAAGCCGAGCTACTGCTTACTATTGCGCGAAGAGTGCAACTAACACAGGCGTCCCTGCAAAAAGCCGATTTACTTATTCTAACTCTAGGGACAGCGGTAGGTTACAAGTTAAATAGTACCGGGGATCTGGTAGCTAACTGCCATAAACTACCGGCGAAGCAATTTACCCGTCATTTACTTTCTGCAGAAGAAATAGTTACTTCCTTAGATAAAATAAACGCATTACTTCAGCCTATAAACCCTACCCTAAAGGTGCTGCTTACGGTAAGCCCGGTCAGGCACTTAAAAGAAACTATAGAAGTAAACACAGTTAGCAAGGCCATATTGCGAGTGGCATGCCATCAGTTAACGGCCAGGCACGAGAATATGCTGTACTTCCCAGCATATGAAATTATGCTCGATGATCTGCGTGATTACCGTTTTTACAAGCGTGATATGATCCACCCTAGCGAAGAAGCAGAAGACTATATCTGGCAAAAATTCACGGCTGCCTATTTCAATAAAGATTTTAACATGTTTATGCAGGAGTGGGGGAAAATGAAACGTGCTCTTTCACATAAAGCCTTTCATCCTGCCTCCGAAGCACATCAGACTTTTCTGAGAAACACTTTAAAGCAGTTAAAAGAGTTGCAACAGAAGTATCGTATTAACACAGCACAGGAAGAAGAACTGCTACTTAAGCAACTGCTTTAG
- the priA gene encoding primosomal protein N', with product MSELLNFNYPPEPAVDRVTLFADVILPLPLPKLYTYRIPFEMNDDVSVGVRVIVQFGAKKVLSCIVAEIHENAPAEYQAKYILDVLDDKPIVTAPQLKLFRWIADYYMCTIGEVINAALPSALKLSSESRIQLHPHFNPEEDEIPLAPQEERILFALQQNKALTFTEVGHLLQLKSYHKFIKSLIQKEAIIIFEQVSDKFSPKVVKKVRLSEHFVQEEGMLEELFSQLTAKPKQLDVLLNYLQKVPVHQDIHLNYLGLDKSILTKNPHISASAVDSLIKKGVLEQFDQIISRFPVDHSPKLMPKALSEHQEQAKDEILGLFKEKDTVLLHGVTGSGKTEVYIDLIKHALEGGGQVLYLLPEIALTAQIVTRLIKVFGDKLGIYHSKFSDNERAEVWQGVVSGRFQVVVGVRSAVFLPFHSLSLIVVDEEHEASYKQYDPAPRYNARETALMMAQFQGAKTLLGSATPSIESYYNCKTGRWGLVTMSKRFGEAQLPEIELINVRDEQHRKNMHSHFSGKLLNAIEERLQRQEQVILFQNRRGYAPFISCDECSWIPKCRHCAVSLSYHKYNNELRCHYCGYHERMPHDCPACGATTLKSMGFGTEKVEDELKLMLPNAEIQRMDLDTTKKKNSYQQIIADFESGKTNVLIGTQMVTKGLDFENVSLVGILNADTIINFPDFRAHERAYQLFVQVSGRAGRKGKSGTVLIQTRDPLQPIFRKVHSNDYLSLYEHEIEERMRFGYPPFMRMIKVVVKHEDEKTSENSAIVLAKDLTDRLGRQHVLGPEVPYIFKIRNQFLNEIHIKLPRENTNLRGAKKQIAEAIRDLQLLPDFKGVRVVADVDPV from the coding sequence TTGTCTGAACTTTTAAATTTTAATTACCCGCCTGAGCCGGCGGTAGATCGTGTTACATTGTTTGCCGATGTCATTCTACCTCTGCCGCTGCCCAAGCTCTATACCTACCGCATCCCGTTCGAAATGAACGACGACGTGTCGGTGGGCGTGCGGGTAATTGTGCAGTTCGGGGCAAAAAAGGTACTTAGTTGTATTGTAGCCGAAATCCATGAAAATGCGCCAGCCGAGTATCAGGCCAAGTATATCCTGGATGTGCTCGACGATAAACCTATTGTCACAGCGCCTCAACTGAAGCTGTTCCGGTGGATTGCCGACTACTACATGTGTACCATAGGCGAGGTAATAAATGCGGCCCTGCCCTCTGCACTGAAACTAAGCAGCGAGTCACGCATACAGCTTCACCCGCACTTTAATCCCGAAGAAGACGAAATACCTTTAGCCCCACAGGAAGAACGCATCCTGTTTGCACTGCAGCAGAACAAGGCTCTTACGTTTACCGAAGTGGGGCATCTACTGCAGCTCAAAAGCTACCATAAGTTTATCAAGTCGCTGATCCAGAAAGAAGCCATCATTATTTTTGAGCAGGTAAGCGACAAGTTTTCTCCTAAAGTAGTCAAGAAGGTGCGCCTGTCAGAGCACTTTGTGCAGGAAGAGGGCATGCTGGAAGAGCTTTTCAGCCAGCTGACGGCAAAGCCAAAACAGCTGGACGTGCTGCTGAACTACCTGCAGAAAGTGCCTGTGCACCAGGATATTCACCTGAACTACCTCGGGCTGGATAAAAGCATTCTGACAAAGAATCCCCACATTTCTGCTTCTGCCGTAGACTCTCTCATCAAAAAGGGGGTGCTGGAGCAGTTCGACCAGATCATTTCGCGTTTCCCTGTCGATCATTCTCCTAAACTGATGCCCAAAGCCTTGTCGGAGCACCAGGAACAGGCGAAAGATGAAATATTAGGCCTGTTCAAAGAGAAAGACACGGTACTGCTGCATGGCGTAACAGGCAGCGGCAAAACAGAAGTATATATCGACCTGATCAAACATGCTTTAGAGGGCGGCGGCCAGGTACTGTACCTGCTGCCCGAGATTGCCCTTACAGCCCAGATTGTGACACGCCTGATAAAAGTTTTCGGGGATAAACTCGGCATTTATCACTCCAAGTTTTCCGATAACGAACGTGCCGAAGTATGGCAGGGCGTGGTGTCGGGGCGTTTCCAGGTGGTGGTGGGCGTGCGGTCTGCCGTTTTCCTGCCCTTTCATAGCTTGTCCCTGATTGTGGTAGACGAGGAGCATGAAGCGAGCTATAAGCAATACGATCCGGCACCACGGTATAATGCCCGCGAAACAGCCCTGATGATGGCGCAGTTTCAGGGGGCAAAGACGCTGCTCGGCTCTGCAACCCCTTCCATCGAAAGCTACTATAACTGCAAAACAGGCCGCTGGGGCCTGGTAACGATGAGCAAACGCTTTGGCGAGGCCCAGCTACCGGAGATTGAGTTGATTAATGTGCGGGACGAGCAGCACCGGAAGAACATGCACAGCCATTTCTCCGGAAAGCTGTTGAACGCTATCGAGGAACGGCTTCAGCGGCAGGAACAGGTTATTCTCTTTCAGAACCGACGCGGTTATGCTCCTTTCATCAGCTGCGATGAGTGCTCCTGGATTCCGAAATGCCGCCACTGCGCTGTCAGCTTATCCTACCACAAGTATAACAACGAACTCCGCTGCCATTACTGCGGTTACCACGAACGCATGCCCCACGACTGCCCTGCCTGCGGTGCCACCACACTGAAAAGCATGGGATTCGGCACCGAAAAGGTAGAGGATGAACTAAAGCTGATGCTGCCAAACGCTGAGATACAGCGCATGGACCTCGACACCACCAAAAAGAAAAACAGCTACCAGCAGATTATTGCCGATTTTGAAAGCGGGAAAACCAACGTGTTGATCGGCACCCAAATGGTAACCAAGGGCCTCGACTTTGAAAACGTTAGCCTGGTTGGTATTCTGAATGCCGATACGATCATTAATTTTCCGGATTTCAGGGCACATGAGCGGGCATACCAGCTATTTGTGCAGGTAAGTGGCCGGGCGGGGCGTAAAGGCAAATCGGGCACAGTACTGATACAGACCCGTGATCCGCTGCAGCCGATCTTCCGAAAAGTACACAGCAACGATTACCTGTCGTTGTACGAGCATGAGATAGAAGAGCGTATGCGCTTCGGCTACCCGCCGTTTATGCGCATGATCAAGGTTGTGGTGAAGCACGAAGACGAAAAAACCTCCGAGAACAGTGCCATTGTATTAGCCAAAGACTTAACCGATCGTTTAGGAAGGCAGCATGTTCTGGGGCCGGAGGTGCCGTATATCTTCAAGATCCGGAACCAGTTTCTGAACGAAATCCATATCAAGCTTCCACGTGAAAACACCAACCTGCGAGGAGCTAAAAAACAGATTGCAGAAGCCATTCGCGATTTGCAACTGCTCCCCGACTTTAAAGGAGTGCGCGTAGTAGCCGATGTCGATCCTGTGTAA
- a CDS encoding ABC transporter permease: MNLLRLEFLKVLPYRTFWIILGAFAVLIFLFMYSSQGITINTSKLGDRLYQFPELWNNLTYVASYFNVIPGILMIILISDEYSFRTMRQQVIDGLSRLELVLAKFYMALVIAAACTLFLLMLGLFFGLMYSRDTSASGIFGQIQYLLYYFFQVTGFMSLAMLFSFIIKRSGLSIIVFIATTLVVEPIIRSQVPDHVDKYFPMKSLSSLTPLPIQQMVDQATSPSDILSPAVALVPAIIYTILFLLLSYMVLKLRDL; the protein is encoded by the coding sequence ATGAACTTACTGCGATTAGAGTTCCTCAAGGTACTTCCTTACCGTACTTTCTGGATTATACTGGGTGCCTTTGCCGTACTTATTTTCCTGTTTATGTACTCCAGCCAGGGCATTACGATCAACACCAGCAAACTGGGCGACAGGCTGTACCAGTTTCCGGAGCTATGGAACAACCTTACCTATGTTGCCAGCTACTTTAATGTAATTCCAGGTATATTAATGATCATCCTGATTTCGGATGAGTATAGTTTCAGAACAATGCGACAGCAGGTAATTGATGGTTTAAGCCGGCTGGAGCTCGTACTGGCGAAGTTTTACATGGCCTTGGTGATTGCGGCTGCCTGCACCCTCTTCTTATTGATGCTGGGCTTGTTCTTTGGGCTGATGTATAGCAGAGATACTTCAGCCAGTGGAATATTCGGGCAGATCCAGTACCTGCTGTATTACTTTTTCCAGGTAACAGGGTTTATGTCCCTGGCAATGCTCTTCAGCTTCATCATAAAGCGAAGCGGATTATCCATTATCGTTTTCATAGCCACTACACTGGTAGTAGAGCCGATCATTCGCTCTCAGGTACCGGATCATGTTGATAAGTATTTTCCCATGAAGTCACTCTCCAGCCTCACACCGCTCCCGATTCAGCAAATGGTAGATCAGGCTACTTCTCCCAGCGATATTTTATCACCGGCAGTAGCTTTAGTACCTGCTATCATATATACCATTCTGTTTCTGCTGCTGTCTTATATGGTGCTAAAGCTGCGCGATCTTTAA